A single window of Deltaproteobacteria bacterium DNA harbors:
- a CDS encoding ABC transporter ATP-binding protein — protein LAVEMTFFVSPRLFEKLLLGGIALICILAIVLNIILNVGVITIQTKISRNLRLMAMDGFLDYPYAFFVKNTTSRLYTLVGNDMEKFAELFSSYLRLFFSALQLLIIMGFILIVLP, from the coding sequence CTTGCAGTCGAAATGACATTCTTTGTTTCGCCCAGACTTTTTGAGAAGTTACTTCTCGGTGGTATTGCGCTTATATGTATACTAGCGATAGTGTTAAACATTATTCTTAACGTTGGTGTCATTACAATCCAGACCAAAATTTCGCGTAATTTACGACTAATGGCAATGGATGGCTTTCTTGATTACCCTTACGCCTTTTTTGTGAAAAACACCACTAGTAGACTTTATACGCTAGTGGGTAATGATATGGAAAAATTTGCTGAACTATTTTCAAGTTATCTTCGTTTATTCTTTTCAGCGTTACAGCTTTTAATAATAATGGGTTTTATTTTGATTGTATTACCATAA
- a CDS encoding ABC transporter ATP-binding protein/permease: MLSQNENDSIAKAGLFESLFNASTSMPTRLATVVIFVLGYFGLQAGNITTIEIFLHLMYAGIVIIPLTALFEAFSNCYFLRHTFKKIIPFLNLERESKTGIIINDLKIGLNVTNLCFSYPARVDNIIFFEKGSVAEQGNHNTLYVNGTRYYSYLQAASGIKNPPASKAS; the protein is encoded by the coding sequence ATGCTCTCGCAAAATGAAAATGACAGCATTGCAAAAGCCGGATTATTTGAATCACTTTTTAATGCCTCGACCTCAATGCCAACACGATTAGCTACTGTGGTGATCTTTGTGCTCGGATATTTCGGACTACAGGCAGGTAATATTACTACTATCGAAATTTTTCTTCATTTAATGTATGCAGGTATCGTGATTATTCCGCTTACTGCTTTGTTTGAAGCTTTCTCTAACTGCTATTTTTTAAGACATACGTTTAAAAAAATAATACCGTTCTTAAATCTTGAAAGAGAAAGTAAAACCGGTATCATAATTAACGATTTAAAAATTGGCTTAAATGTTACTAATCTATGCTTTTCTTATCCTGCTCGTGTAGATAATATAATTTTTTTTGAGAAAGGTAGTGTAGCTGAACAAGGTAACCACAATACACTATATGTAAATGGGACACGATATTACTCATATCTACAAGCTGCTAGTGGCATAAAAAATCCTCCCGCCAGCAAAGCTTCTTAA